A region from the SAR324 cluster bacterium genome encodes:
- a CDS encoding bifunctional 3,4-dihydroxy-2-butanone-4-phosphate synthase/GTP cyclohydrolase II produces the protein MTEVLRIDPIEEAIAEIKAGRMIVLIDDDDRENEGDLVCAAELVTPQIVNFMATHARGLICLALDTQRTKQLDLPLMVAHNQTEHGTNFTVTMEAAEGVSTGISAADRAHTILTAMKSNASPSDIVKPGHIFPLKANEGGVLKRAGHTEGAVDLSRIAGCRPGGVICEIMNDDGSMARYPELRQFADQHEMKLSTIADLIKYRTHHESVVRIDTEANMPTQFGNFKVVGFYSEVDNKDYVALVKGKWSEDDAVLVRVHSQCLTGDVFGSQRCDCGPQLQSAMEMVEAEGRGVILYLPQEGRGIGLLNKIRAYRLQEEGMDTVEANHHLGFKDDLRDYGLGARMLSLLGVRRMRLMTNNPRKIVGIEGHGLEIVERIPLEKGQHPNNAKYLQTKQDKLGHFIQKHGGATPQ, from the coding sequence ATGACTGAAGTGCTAAGAATTGATCCCATTGAGGAGGCTATTGCTGAAATTAAAGCCGGTAGAATGATTGTTTTAATCGATGATGATGATCGGGAAAATGAAGGAGATCTAGTTTGTGCAGCTGAGTTGGTGACCCCTCAGATTGTTAACTTTATGGCAACTCACGCCCGAGGACTAATTTGTCTAGCTCTAGATACTCAAAGAACAAAACAATTGGATTTGCCACTAATGGTGGCTCACAACCAGACAGAACATGGTACTAACTTTACTGTGACAATGGAGGCTGCAGAAGGAGTTTCTACAGGGATATCTGCAGCTGATCGCGCTCACACGATTCTTACCGCAATGAAATCCAATGCCTCACCATCGGATATAGTAAAACCCGGACATATATTCCCCTTGAAAGCAAATGAAGGGGGTGTTCTCAAACGAGCAGGCCACACTGAAGGTGCTGTAGATCTTTCTAGAATCGCTGGATGCAGACCAGGGGGGGTAATCTGTGAAATAATGAATGATGACGGATCTATGGCGAGATACCCCGAGCTTCGCCAGTTTGCTGATCAACATGAAATGAAGTTATCAACAATAGCTGATTTGATCAAATATAGAACTCATCATGAGAGCGTCGTTAGAATTGACACAGAAGCGAATATGCCCACTCAATTTGGCAATTTTAAAGTCGTTGGATTCTACAGTGAGGTTGACAACAAAGATTATGTTGCCTTGGTAAAAGGAAAATGGTCAGAGGATGATGCGGTGTTAGTCAGAGTTCATTCTCAATGTTTGACTGGTGATGTGTTTGGATCTCAAAGGTGTGACTGTGGACCTCAACTCCAAAGTGCTATGGAAATGGTGGAGGCAGAGGGGAGAGGAGTCATTCTCTACCTACCGCAAGAGGGAAGGGGCATCGGTTTACTCAATAAAATAAGAGCTTATCGCCTTCAGGAAGAGGGAATGGATACTGTGGAGGCGAACCATCACTTAGGTTTCAAAGATGACCTTCGTGATTACGGACTAGGGGCTCGTATGCTCAGTCTATTAGGTGTACGAAGAATGCGCTTAATGACTAATAACCCACGAAAAATCGTAGGAATCGAGGGGCATGGCCTGGAAATTGTTGAAAGGATTCCACTCGAAAAAGGACAGCATCCCAACAACGCTAAGTATTTGCAGACTAAACAAGATAAACTTGGGCATTTCATTCAAAAACATGGTGGAGCAACCCCACAATGA
- a CDS encoding DnaA/Hda family protein, with amino-acid sequence MKITSTKVVFAGIPHELHRLDIKNNHEAHLRSALADSYPEFGAFCRKKFEYLVGSKGTSNLAIQEEFLFENEESEHFQVIDSSELFTNKEANPVSVIANYESRRFKDFVICEYNQLAFKAAEQILINPAKNFNPFLIYGVEGIGKSYLLQALAEEWLKEHPESKLMMLSAENFLNQFIQDIRSNQMVQFREKFRNTDILILEDVQVLSSSPQCQQELKHTISSLKESGKQVILSSNNLPSRISGLNSTLANKLESGLSLDLPSPDRKSCLKILQSKAKDSRIELSDEICHYLISNLPPNICQLEGVLIRLGAHSSLMGEEISLELAKKLITSAREISIEQQQSPGNLTPTFDRSEDDVIQHVSNALRLSLKDIKSGRRDRRVIKGRQYIVYILTEDFGMSLSQIGQFLGRSHSTIHNALKNAQKSMEIDEVYKRQVFAIRKGINSSNNQLVTLQTSQSSEDNLFNLNHLNLKTGSI; translated from the coding sequence GTGAAAATCACTTCCACAAAGGTCGTTTTCGCCGGAATCCCCCACGAACTACATCGGCTGGATATTAAGAACAATCACGAGGCCCATCTCAGGTCTGCACTTGCAGACTCCTACCCTGAATTTGGAGCGTTTTGCCGAAAGAAATTTGAATACCTAGTAGGTTCTAAAGGAACATCAAACTTAGCTATTCAGGAAGAATTTCTATTCGAAAATGAAGAATCTGAACATTTTCAAGTAATAGATTCATCAGAGTTGTTCACCAACAAGGAGGCCAATCCTGTAAGCGTAATTGCGAATTATGAATCCCGCCGATTTAAGGACTTTGTAATATGTGAATATAATCAATTAGCGTTCAAAGCTGCAGAGCAGATCCTTATAAATCCTGCTAAAAACTTTAACCCATTTCTTATTTATGGAGTTGAAGGTATAGGGAAAAGTTATTTGCTCCAAGCTCTTGCTGAGGAGTGGCTGAAAGAGCATCCTGAAAGTAAATTAATGATGCTTAGCGCTGAGAATTTCTTGAATCAGTTCATTCAAGATATTCGTAGCAACCAGATGGTTCAATTCCGCGAGAAATTCAGAAACACAGATATTTTGATCTTGGAAGACGTCCAAGTGTTGAGTAGTTCACCACAATGTCAGCAGGAATTGAAACATACCATAAGCAGTCTCAAGGAATCTGGCAAACAGGTTATCCTTTCGTCCAACAATTTACCCAGCAGAATTTCAGGGCTCAACTCCACTCTCGCAAATAAATTGGAATCTGGGCTTTCACTAGATTTACCATCTCCAGATCGCAAGTCCTGCCTTAAAATACTTCAGAGTAAAGCAAAAGATTCACGAATCGAGTTGAGTGATGAGATTTGCCACTACTTGATTAGTAACTTACCTCCAAACATATGTCAGTTGGAGGGGGTCTTAATCCGTTTGGGTGCACACTCATCACTCATGGGTGAGGAAATCTCTTTGGAACTAGCAAAGAAATTGATAACCAGTGCTAGAGAAATAAGCATTGAACAACAGCAATCTCCTGGGAACCTGACTCCCACTTTTGATAGATCTGAAGACGACGTTATTCAGCATGTCAGCAATGCACTGCGCTTGAGTTTGAAGGATATCAAGTCTGGTAGAAGAGATCGGAGAGTAATAAAAGGACGTCAATATATTGTATACATTCTGACAGAAGATTTTGGGATGTCATTGAGTCAGATCGGTCAGTTTCTGGGGCGTAGCCATTCAACAATTCACAATGCTCTGAAGAATGCCCAAAAAAGTATGGAGATTGATGAGGTCTATAAGCGTCAAGTATTTGCGATTCGTAAAGGAATCAATTCTTCAAATAATCAATTAGTGACTTTGCAGACTTCTCAATCTTCAGAAGACAACTTATTTAACTTGAATCATTTAAATCTTAAAACTGGTTCAATCTAA